Proteins from a single region of Haloterrigena alkaliphila:
- a CDS encoding DUF7541 family protein — MADHSRANDREQPTASPWPLMVALGLVGSEVGIVVDLFPVAVGGLVLFAASVAGILAESGHVESPWPLATGLGALFVVAGALLYALGTGVLSVAALEGLTGLATRGLAIAVAGVVTVAGTVLVRARRRSTR, encoded by the coding sequence ATGGCCGACCACTCGCGCGCGAACGACAGGGAGCAGCCGACGGCGAGCCCGTGGCCCCTCATGGTCGCGCTCGGGCTCGTCGGCTCGGAGGTCGGGATCGTCGTCGACCTCTTCCCGGTCGCGGTCGGCGGCCTCGTGCTGTTCGCCGCGAGCGTCGCCGGGATCCTCGCCGAGTCCGGCCACGTCGAGAGTCCGTGGCCGCTCGCGACGGGACTGGGCGCCCTGTTCGTCGTCGCGGGTGCCCTGCTGTACGCGCTCGGTACCGGTGTCCTCTCGGTCGCCGCGCTCGAGGGACTCACGGGACTGGCGACCCGCGGCCTCGCGATCGCCGTCGCCGGCGTCGTCACGGTCGCCGGGACGGTCCTCGTTCGCGCTCGAAGACGATCCACCCGCTAA
- a CDS encoding DUF6684 family protein — MSRAAFDSEITLDLAVNLIPLAIMVFFVALFAVFNPWGVAILQSTIQFAILLSMIATLGFVTYYAARVIEGDERTHHDVAEPELEEH; from the coding sequence ATGAGTAGAGCCGCTTTCGACTCGGAAATCACGCTCGACCTGGCAGTCAACCTGATCCCGCTGGCGATCATGGTCTTCTTCGTCGCCCTCTTCGCGGTGTTCAACCCCTGGGGCGTCGCGATACTGCAGTCGACGATTCAGTTCGCGATCTTGCTGTCGATGATCGCCACGCTCGGGTTCGTCACCTACTACGCGGCGCGCGTGATCGAGGGCGACGAGCGGACCCACCACGACGTCGCGGAACCCGAACTGGAGGAGCACTGA
- a CDS encoding DUF7520 family protein, protein MTGDRRLGGRRVVGGLVLALSAATAAFGAVLGYALPAWSGLETITVLERSIPATPITFALYGGVAVALVLGAFLLVVTVLSRFDDDAV, encoded by the coding sequence GTGACTGGTGATCGCCGACTCGGCGGGCGCCGCGTGGTGGGTGGCCTCGTCCTCGCGCTGAGCGCCGCGACCGCCGCCTTCGGCGCCGTCCTCGGCTACGCCCTCCCCGCGTGGAGCGGCCTCGAGACGATCACCGTCCTCGAGCGGTCGATTCCCGCCACGCCGATCACGTTCGCTCTCTACGGCGGCGTCGCGGTCGCGCTCGTGCTGGGTGCCTTTCTGCTGGTCGTCACGGTGCTGTCGCGGTTCGACGACGACGCGGTCTGA
- a CDS encoding SPW repeat protein codes for MSETPTDTDSNTTRADRNRNTLNTDVMQWLSALVALIGLYVVASPFIFEATDQAIWNDTLVGTGVFLLAGYNFVRLSRDRLASVGVASLAALLGLWLLIAPSVIDMGSETLATGTAASGAAIAALSAYNAYANKKADAPDHVGTRA; via the coding sequence ATGAGCGAAACACCGACGGATACCGACTCGAACACGACTAGAGCCGACCGCAACAGAAACACCCTCAACACCGACGTGATGCAGTGGCTCAGCGCCCTCGTCGCGCTGATCGGCCTCTACGTCGTGGCCTCGCCGTTCATCTTCGAGGCCACGGACCAGGCCATCTGGAACGACACGCTCGTCGGAACGGGCGTCTTCCTGCTGGCGGGCTACAACTTCGTCCGCCTGTCGCGCGATCGGCTGGCGAGCGTCGGCGTCGCATCGCTGGCCGCCCTGCTGGGCCTCTGGCTACTCATTGCGCCCAGCGTAATCGACATGGGCAGCGAGACCCTCGCGACCGGGACGGCCGCCTCCGGGGCGGCCATCGCCGCCCTCTCGGCGTACAACGCCTACGCGAACAAGAAGGCCGACGCGCCCGACCACGTCGGCACCCGGGCCTGA
- a CDS encoding DUF7344 domain-containing protein produces MVGPQQSHESVSTVFEMLSHRRRRYALECLREYENPLPLADLADEVAVREHDAPITEIPPEEVRRIYLTLYHTHVPKLAAAEYVDYSQERDTVTLREHSERSEQLRAHLEASGCATS; encoded by the coding sequence ATGGTTGGGCCACAACAGTCGCACGAATCCGTCAGCACCGTCTTCGAAATGCTCTCACACCGCCGCCGTCGGTACGCCCTCGAGTGTCTTCGGGAGTACGAGAACCCGCTCCCCTTGGCCGATCTCGCCGACGAGGTCGCCGTCCGGGAGCACGACGCGCCGATCACGGAGATCCCACCCGAGGAGGTGAGACGGATCTATCTCACGCTGTACCACACGCACGTTCCGAAGTTGGCGGCCGCGGAGTACGTCGACTACAGTCAGGAACGGGATACGGTCACCCTCCGGGAACACAGCGAGCGCTCCGAGCAGCTTCGAGCACACCTCGAGGCCAGCGGTTGCGCCACGAGCTAA
- a CDS encoding NAD(+)/NADH kinase, translating to MDAAWSADERPVVGIVDPNVEAGPSDGAESLEDALRPTLDAHDATAVGGDAADVLAGSPSVLVVAGEDALSAVARRRPDVPVLPVGDVTGIDAVDLDRLPAALEAVLEGDARIHRHPILGLEVEDRGDAAGRGSTGDAADSVERDGAREYALFDATLVTDEPARISEYGVSSRGESVATFRADGVVIATPAGSHGYASAVDAPHLSAAVDAVAVAPIAPFVTQTRRWVLPDDDLAVTVERDEGDVRLVADGRSVATVDVDSRVTIAVDGALETLSVPDGVLES from the coding sequence ATGGACGCCGCGTGGTCCGCGGACGAGCGACCGGTCGTCGGCATCGTCGACCCGAACGTCGAGGCGGGACCGAGCGACGGCGCCGAGTCGCTCGAGGACGCGCTCCGGCCGACGCTGGACGCCCACGACGCCACGGCCGTCGGCGGCGACGCGGCCGACGTGCTCGCGGGGTCGCCGTCTGTTCTCGTGGTAGCGGGCGAGGACGCCCTCTCGGCGGTCGCTCGACGGCGACCCGACGTGCCGGTTCTCCCCGTCGGCGACGTGACCGGGATCGACGCGGTCGATCTCGATCGGCTACCGGCGGCGCTCGAGGCCGTCCTCGAGGGAGACGCGAGGATCCACCGGCACCCGATACTGGGACTCGAGGTCGAGGACCGCGGCGACGCGGCCGGACGTGGATCGACTGGTGACGCAGCCGACTCGGTCGAGCGCGACGGCGCTCGGGAGTACGCGCTGTTCGACGCCACGCTCGTCACCGACGAACCGGCACGCATCTCCGAGTACGGCGTCTCGAGTCGCGGCGAGTCGGTCGCGACGTTCCGGGCCGACGGCGTCGTGATCGCGACGCCGGCCGGCAGTCACGGCTACGCCAGCGCCGTCGACGCACCTCACCTCTCGGCAGCCGTCGACGCCGTCGCCGTCGCCCCCATCGCCCCCTTCGTCACGCAGACCCGGCGGTGGGTGCTCCCGGACGACGACCTCGCGGTGACGGTCGAACGCGACGAGGGCGACGTCAGACTGGTCGCCGACGGGCGGTCCGTGGCGACGGTCGACGTCGATTCCCGTGTGACGATCGCTGTAGACGGCGCGCTCGAGACGCTGTCCGTTCCGGATGGGGTACTCGAGTCGTAA
- a CDS encoding M28 family peptidase yields the protein MSDWIGDVFTSDVGWSHLEELVDVGNRMAGSDGEREAAELTRDALADAGARNARLESVEIQGWTRGDSSIAAGETTQDCIALPRSPSERATGPLVDLGYGLPADFEEADLEGAIVLVRSDIPDYADRYVHRREKYYHAVDAGAAGFVYRNHVEGCLPPTGSVGTDEDPIGEIPAVGVSSEVGARLSRRFAGEKIELTVEADVHSARSQNVHAELGPDTEERVLVTSHVDAHDIAEGAMDNGAGTALVVELANALATRADDLETRVEFVAFGAEEVGLVGSSRYAESTDRETIKAIVNNDGVVRGRTLSVTTHGFDVLEAVADEIADRHGHPIETDPTLGPHSDHWSFVQWGVPGAYVNSTADDVGRGWGHTSADTIEKLEKRTLREQAILLTDLVVELAREETSVEHRDPEAIAADLEAQDLADGMRITGDWPYSSH from the coding sequence ATGAGCGACTGGATCGGTGACGTCTTTACGAGCGACGTCGGCTGGAGCCACCTCGAGGAACTGGTCGACGTCGGGAACCGGATGGCCGGCAGCGATGGCGAGCGCGAGGCCGCCGAACTGACTCGCGACGCGCTGGCCGACGCCGGTGCCCGAAACGCCCGCCTCGAGTCCGTCGAGATTCAGGGCTGGACGCGCGGCGACAGTTCGATCGCGGCCGGCGAGACGACCCAGGACTGCATCGCCCTGCCGCGCAGTCCGTCCGAACGCGCGACCGGGCCGCTGGTCGACCTCGGCTACGGGCTCCCGGCGGACTTCGAGGAGGCCGATCTCGAGGGGGCGATCGTTCTGGTCCGCAGCGACATCCCCGACTACGCCGACCGCTACGTCCACCGGCGGGAGAAGTACTACCACGCCGTCGACGCGGGCGCCGCCGGCTTCGTCTACCGGAACCACGTCGAGGGCTGTCTGCCCCCGACTGGAAGCGTCGGAACGGACGAGGATCCGATCGGCGAGATTCCGGCCGTCGGCGTCTCGAGCGAGGTCGGCGCCCGGTTATCCCGTCGGTTCGCGGGGGAGAAGATCGAACTGACGGTCGAGGCCGACGTTCACTCGGCCCGGAGTCAGAACGTCCACGCCGAACTCGGCCCCGATACCGAGGAGCGCGTCCTCGTGACCAGCCACGTCGATGCCCACGACATCGCCGAGGGTGCCATGGATAACGGCGCGGGAACGGCGCTGGTGGTCGAACTCGCGAACGCGCTCGCGACGCGGGCGGACGACCTCGAGACCCGCGTCGAGTTCGTCGCCTTCGGCGCCGAGGAGGTCGGACTGGTCGGTTCCTCGCGCTACGCCGAGTCGACCGACCGCGAGACGATCAAGGCAATCGTCAACAACGACGGCGTCGTGCGCGGTCGAACGCTCTCCGTGACGACCCACGGCTTCGACGTCCTCGAGGCCGTCGCGGACGAAATCGCGGACCGACACGGCCACCCGATCGAGACGGATCCGACGCTCGGTCCCCACAGCGACCACTGGTCGTTCGTCCAGTGGGGCGTTCCCGGCGCGTACGTCAACTCGACCGCGGACGACGTCGGCCGCGGCTGGGGCCACACCTCCGCCGACACCATCGAGAAACTCGAGAAACGGACGCTCCGGGAGCAGGCGATCCTCCTGACCGACCTCGTCGTCGAACTCGCCCGCGAGGAGACCTCCGTCGAGCACCGCGATCCCGAGGCAATCGCCGCCGACCTCGAGGCCCAGGACCTGGCGGACGGCATGCGGATCACCGGCGACTGGCCCTATAGTAGCCACTGA
- the nth gene encoding endonuclease III, translating into MGTPLESRAAQAEEVVDRLEEAYPDSTISLRYSNRLELLIAVILSAQCTDERVNEETKHLFEKYDGPEEYANAPQEELAEDLNSITYYNSKAGYIKSSCRTILEEHDGEVPDTMDELTELSGVGRKTANVVLQHGHDVVEGIVVDTHVQRLSRRLGLTEEERPEAIEQDLMGIVPEGYWQQFTHLCIDHGRATCTARNPDCSDCVLADICPSEKGYGEIDLASGDPW; encoded by the coding sequence ATGGGAACCCCGCTCGAGAGCCGCGCCGCGCAGGCCGAGGAAGTCGTCGACCGACTCGAGGAGGCGTATCCGGACTCGACGATCTCGCTTCGGTACTCGAATCGCCTGGAGTTGCTGATCGCGGTGATCCTCTCGGCGCAGTGTACCGACGAGCGCGTCAACGAGGAAACGAAGCACCTCTTCGAGAAGTACGACGGGCCCGAAGAGTACGCCAACGCGCCCCAGGAGGAACTCGCGGAGGACCTGAACTCGATCACCTACTACAACAGCAAGGCGGGCTACATCAAGAGCTCCTGTCGGACGATCCTCGAGGAACACGACGGCGAGGTGCCGGACACGATGGACGAACTGACCGAACTGTCGGGCGTCGGCCGGAAGACGGCCAACGTCGTCCTCCAGCACGGCCACGACGTCGTCGAGGGGATCGTCGTCGACACGCACGTCCAGCGACTCTCGCGGCGACTCGGACTCACCGAGGAGGAGCGCCCCGAGGCGATCGAACAGGATCTGATGGGGATCGTCCCCGAGGGCTACTGGCAGCAGTTCACCCACCTCTGTATCGACCACGGCCGGGCGACCTGTACCGCCCGCAATCCCGACTGCAGCGACTGCGTGCTCGCGGACATCTGCCCCTCGGAAAAGGGCTACGGCGAGATCGATCTGGCCTCGGGCGACCCCTGGTAA
- a CDS encoding polyprenyl synthetase family protein, which translates to MRETLADWRPAIDEAIADLVPRDVDADYLESFFGDPTYEYDSGGIQRALSTPLWDLLDRGGKRWRAVLFLVFVEGFGEDPADYVHYACIPEILHNGTIIVDDVEDGATIRRGERALHHVYGHDIALNAGNAMYFLPLKVLTEDPGDLPAERRLAAYEMLMYELNRTHLGQGMDICWHNERAVRVGVDEYLEMCACKTGCLARIVGRLAAIITGQPDDVEQAVATYAELTAVAFQIGDDILDVEHSLGRAGDFGKEFGNDIREGKKTLLVIHAIEESPPERAERLQAILGADSNTDEEIAEALAIIEDAGSLEYAREFALDLAATAREEIDRLAFDDETTRKLHEFTEFVIEREA; encoded by the coding sequence ATGCGGGAGACGCTTGCCGACTGGCGACCGGCCATCGACGAGGCGATCGCCGACCTGGTCCCACGCGACGTCGACGCCGACTATCTCGAGTCGTTCTTCGGTGATCCGACCTACGAGTACGATTCCGGGGGGATCCAGCGGGCGCTGTCGACGCCGCTGTGGGACCTCCTCGATCGGGGCGGGAAACGGTGGCGCGCGGTGCTCTTTCTCGTCTTCGTCGAGGGGTTCGGCGAGGACCCCGCCGACTACGTCCACTACGCCTGTATCCCGGAGATCCTCCACAACGGGACGATCATCGTCGACGACGTCGAAGACGGCGCCACGATTCGACGCGGCGAGCGCGCCCTCCACCACGTCTACGGACATGACATCGCGCTCAACGCCGGCAACGCGATGTACTTCCTGCCGCTGAAAGTGCTGACCGAGGACCCCGGCGACCTCCCGGCCGAGCGGCGACTGGCCGCCTACGAGATGCTGATGTACGAACTCAACCGGACCCACCTCGGCCAGGGGATGGACATCTGCTGGCACAACGAACGGGCGGTCCGGGTCGGCGTCGACGAGTACCTCGAGATGTGCGCGTGCAAGACGGGCTGTCTCGCCCGGATCGTCGGGCGCCTCGCGGCCATCATCACCGGCCAACCCGACGACGTGGAGCAAGCCGTCGCGACGTACGCGGAACTGACCGCGGTCGCCTTCCAGATCGGCGACGACATCTTAGACGTCGAACACTCGCTGGGTCGGGCCGGCGACTTCGGCAAGGAGTTCGGCAACGACATCCGCGAGGGGAAGAAGACGCTGCTGGTCATCCACGCGATCGAGGAGAGCCCGCCCGAGCGGGCCGAGCGACTCCAGGCGATCCTCGGCGCCGACTCGAACACCGACGAGGAGATCGCCGAGGCCCTCGCGATCATCGAGGACGCCGGCAGCCTCGAGTACGCCCGCGAGTTCGCCCTCGACCTCGCCGCGACGGCCCGCGAGGAGATCGACCGACTCGCATTCGACGACGAGACGACCCGGAAGCTCCACGAGTTCACCGAGTTCGTCATCGAACGCGAGGCGTGA